A window of the Sporosarcina sp. FSL K6-2383 genome harbors these coding sequences:
- a CDS encoding EAL domain-containing protein, with protein MELKTIAEFIAETNEFCRQAGMNPEELPPATIIFSDTNNSAKLGLYEEIISVTRLFSGKIIELLKDIPLLIAVSDQHGVILDMVGDDNIQQYVDRFGFKQGVQFSVSTMGTNIINLSLDRHGEPVELIGDAHYHHYLQSTASYGVAFKNTDTEEIIGSLVIVTDLSHQNPTITMLLATMVDSIERELVLQKQNRQLNMLHQVMMDNSQYGVITTDLEGNVLEFNIRAEILLGNKIRDVIGNHARHLNVIGEYIEAVLGERKRFDDVYITIGKDGDPAQRYCLFDAFPIYDDSYQTIGVFAQLRDITEVYNVQKLFNFLANHDEQTGLPNRRFLMANLTDIIEEHGKSKVSDQLAVIHLDLDRFKIVNDTLGQKDGDFVLKRIANRLANYSGETNFIARVGGDDFVLIFHLQKQVDVQQIGRQLLTLFNEPFTMKGYDFHITASIGIAVFPNNGRTTEELLVMADTAMFQAKKQGKNQFVLYSDELDPKSHDKILLEASLRKAIDSDELVLYYQPQIDIQTRAMIGVEALIRWQHPTLGMLLPSEFVPLAEETGLINQMDEWVLRTACKQNKKWQDMGITPFSVAINLSANQFASDKLPNLVQSVLYDTGLKPEYIELEITETMTMDVEHAIPTLKELNELGVKISIDDFGTGYSSMNYLTKFPIDRLKIDRSFIWNIEKNGSDLNIVITIIRMAHNLGLKVIAEGVENDKQFQFLHDHGCDEVQGFFFSEPLSVEKIESSFFEMVSGSK; from the coding sequence ATGGAATTGAAAACAATTGCTGAATTCATTGCTGAAACAAATGAATTTTGTCGACAAGCAGGAATGAATCCAGAAGAGTTACCTCCTGCAACAATTATTTTTTCAGACACAAATAACTCGGCAAAATTGGGTTTATATGAAGAAATCATTTCGGTGACTCGCCTTTTTAGTGGAAAGATTATTGAGTTGCTGAAGGACATTCCGTTACTTATAGCAGTCTCAGACCAGCATGGCGTTATTTTAGACATGGTCGGGGATGATAATATACAACAATATGTGGATAGATTTGGTTTCAAACAGGGCGTTCAATTTTCGGTAAGTACGATGGGAACAAACATTATTAACTTATCATTGGATCGTCACGGGGAGCCTGTTGAACTTATAGGTGATGCCCATTATCATCATTACCTACAGTCGACGGCTAGTTATGGTGTAGCATTTAAAAACACGGATACTGAAGAGATAATTGGTTCACTTGTCATTGTGACAGACTTGTCACATCAAAATCCGACGATAACGATGTTGTTGGCGACAATGGTTGACTCGATTGAAAGAGAGTTAGTATTACAAAAGCAAAATAGGCAGTTGAATATGCTGCACCAAGTGATGATGGATAATAGTCAATATGGCGTCATTACGACAGATTTAGAAGGAAATGTTTTAGAGTTTAATATAAGGGCAGAAATCCTTCTGGGCAATAAAATCCGGGACGTCATCGGAAATCATGCAAGGCACTTAAATGTTATTGGAGAATATATAGAGGCTGTGTTGGGTGAAAGAAAACGATTTGACGACGTGTATATTACGATAGGCAAAGATGGAGACCCTGCACAACGATATTGTCTATTTGATGCTTTTCCTATCTACGATGATAGCTACCAAACAATCGGTGTATTTGCACAGTTGCGTGACATTACAGAAGTATACAATGTGCAAAAGCTTTTTAACTTTTTAGCAAATCACGATGAACAGACAGGCTTACCGAACCGAAGATTTTTAATGGCTAATTTAACAGATATAATAGAAGAACATGGCAAGAGCAAAGTGAGTGATCAACTTGCTGTAATCCATTTAGATTTGGATCGCTTTAAGATTGTCAATGATACATTAGGGCAAAAAGATGGGGATTTCGTATTAAAAAGAATTGCTAATCGATTAGCCAACTATTCTGGAGAAACTAATTTCATAGCAAGAGTGGGTGGGGATGACTTTGTCTTAATTTTTCACCTGCAGAAGCAAGTTGATGTGCAACAAATTGGTCGGCAACTTCTCACCCTATTTAACGAGCCATTCACCATGAAAGGCTATGATTTTCACATTACGGCTAGTATTGGTATTGCTGTTTTTCCGAATAATGGTCGCACAACGGAAGAACTACTGGTCATGGCTGATACAGCCATGTTCCAAGCTAAAAAACAAGGGAAAAACCAATTTGTTCTTTATTCGGATGAGCTGGATCCTAAATCACATGATAAGATTCTACTGGAAGCTTCCTTGCGAAAAGCGATTGATTCTGACGAGCTTGTCCTTTATTATCAACCACAAATTGATATTCAAACGAGGGCTATGATTGGTGTAGAAGCACTCATCAGATGGCAACATCCGACATTGGGAATGTTGCTACCAAGCGAATTTGTGCCATTAGCGGAAGAAACGGGTCTTATTAATCAAATGGACGAATGGGTGTTGCGGACTGCGTGCAAGCAAAATAAAAAGTGGCAGGATATGGGCATCACGCCATTTAGTGTAGCGATTAATTTATCTGCGAATCAGTTTGCGAGTGATAAGTTACCGAATTTAGTTCAAAGCGTTTTATACGATACAGGGTTAAAGCCTGAGTACATAGAACTTGAAATTACTGAAACGATGACGATGGATGTAGAGCATGCCATTCCAACATTGAAGGAATTAAATGAGCTAGGGGTTAAAATTAGCATTGACGATTTTGGTACAGGTTATAGCTCAATGAATTACTTGACGAAGTTTCCGATTGATCGATTAAAGATTGATCGGTCATTTATTTGGAATATCGAAAAAAATGGTAGTGATTTAAATATTGTCATTACGATTATTCGGATGGCCCATAATCTTGGACTAAAAGTTATTGCTGAAGGAGTCGAGAATGACAAGCAATTTCAGTTTTTACATGATCACGGCTGTGATGAAGTGCAAGGATTCTTCTTTAGTGAACCATTATCAGTGGAAAAGATTGAATCGAGCTTTTTCGAGATGGTAAGTGGAAGTAAATAA
- a CDS encoding catalase → MNEPSASTSNEEQQDTLTNRQGHPVTNNQNIRTIGNRGPAVLENYDFLEKISHFDRERVPERVVHARGAGAHGYFEAYGTAGNDSVSKYTRAKLFQEKGKQTPVFVRFSSVIHGGHSPETLRDPRGFAVKFYTEDGNWDLVGNNLKIFFIRDAIKFPDMIHAFKPDPITNIQDSERFFDFCASSPETFHMVTFVYSPWGIPANYRMMQGSGVNTYKWVNQDGVAVLVKYHWEPKQGIKNLTQQEASDIQGSSFNHATQDLYDAIKDGDYPEWELLVQVMSDEDHPELDFDPLDDTKLWPEDQFPWLPVGRMVLNKNPDDYFTEVEQVAFGTGVLVDGLDFSDDKMLQGRTFSYSDTQRHRIGANYLQLPINSPKKRVATNQSGGQMQYKLDRAPGQNPHINYEPSMLGGLTEAQQDGKEYMPFIEGHLVRESIDRQSNTKQAGETYRMFEEWEREDLISNLVADLSNCDPRIQDTMMALADDADEEYGRRLRDGLAHATAKGSSRKPLGNRDGDKAPEEAVDKGHNAEPY, encoded by the coding sequence ATGAATGAACCATCCGCTTCTACGTCCAATGAAGAACAGCAAGACACACTCACCAATAGGCAAGGTCATCCTGTAACAAACAACCAAAATATAAGAACTATTGGTAATCGCGGACCCGCTGTGTTAGAAAACTATGATTTCCTCGAGAAAATCAGCCACTTCGACAGAGAACGTGTTCCAGAACGCGTTGTCCATGCACGCGGAGCTGGAGCGCATGGTTATTTTGAAGCCTACGGTACAGCAGGTAACGATTCTGTTTCCAAATACACAAGGGCCAAGCTCTTTCAGGAAAAAGGTAAACAGACACCTGTATTTGTGCGTTTTTCATCCGTCATCCACGGTGGTCACTCTCCCGAAACATTGCGTGATCCCCGTGGCTTTGCTGTCAAATTTTATACAGAGGATGGCAACTGGGACCTAGTCGGCAACAACTTAAAGATTTTCTTTATCCGTGATGCCATTAAGTTCCCTGATATGATTCATGCTTTTAAACCAGATCCCATTACGAACATTCAAGATAGCGAGCGTTTTTTCGATTTTTGCGCTAGCTCTCCCGAAACATTTCATATGGTGACTTTTGTCTATTCACCTTGGGGAATTCCCGCCAACTACCGGATGATGCAAGGCTCTGGCGTCAATACGTACAAATGGGTTAATCAAGATGGCGTTGCAGTACTGGTGAAGTATCATTGGGAGCCGAAACAAGGCATTAAAAACTTAACGCAGCAAGAGGCGAGTGATATCCAGGGGTCGAGTTTCAATCATGCGACACAAGACTTATATGACGCCATCAAAGACGGTGATTATCCTGAGTGGGAGCTACTTGTCCAAGTGATGAGTGACGAAGACCATCCCGAACTCGATTTTGATCCGCTCGATGATACGAAATTATGGCCAGAGGATCAGTTCCCTTGGCTACCTGTTGGTAGAATGGTGTTAAACAAAAACCCTGACGATTATTTCACTGAAGTAGAGCAGGTGGCGTTTGGTACCGGAGTTCTTGTGGACGGTCTCGATTTTTCTGATGATAAAATGCTGCAGGGGCGGACCTTCTCCTATTCCGATACACAACGCCATCGCATAGGCGCTAACTATTTGCAACTGCCCATCAATTCTCCTAAAAAGCGAGTCGCGACGAATCAGAGTGGCGGGCAAATGCAATATAAACTAGATAGAGCTCCTGGTCAAAATCCTCATATTAACTATGAACCATCGATGTTAGGTGGTTTAACAGAAGCACAACAAGACGGTAAAGAATATATGCCTTTTATAGAAGGACATCTCGTACGCGAGTCGATTGATCGCCAAAGTAATACGAAACAAGCTGGAGAAACCTATCGCATGTTTGAGGAGTGGGAACGTGAGGATTTAATTTCAAATTTAGTGGCAGATCTTTCAAATTGTGACCCCCGCATTCAAGATACAATGATGGCTCTTGCTGATGATGCCGACGAAGAATATGGACGCCGCTTACGTGATGGATTGGCACATGCAACTGCAAAAGGATCTAGTCGGAAGCCGCTCGGCAATCGAGATGGTGACAAAGCACCTGAAGAAGCCGTTGACAAAGGTCATAACGCAGAACCTTATTAA
- a CDS encoding PadR family transcriptional regulator, producing the protein MSDLLNSLTTELRRGTLTLAVLSQLKTPQYGYSLVQLLEKSGIEIDQSTLYPLLRRLEKQELLSSSWDTTESRPRKYYLISDVGIEVFEQLQAEWEKMTRELTIVLKGAETNGTD; encoded by the coding sequence ATGAGTGATCTATTGAATTCCTTAACGACAGAATTGCGAAGAGGAACATTGACATTAGCTGTACTCAGTCAGCTAAAAACACCACAATACGGTTATTCACTCGTTCAGCTTCTTGAGAAATCCGGAATAGAAATTGACCAAAGCACGTTATATCCCTTACTACGACGTCTTGAAAAACAAGAACTATTATCAAGTAGCTGGGATACGACGGAAAGTAGACCGCGAAAATATTACTTGATAAGCGATGTAGGCATTGAGGTTTTTGAGCAGTTACAAGCAGAATGGGAAAAAATGACGAGGGAACTGACAATCGTGTTAAAAGGAGCTGAAACAAATGGAACTGATTGA
- a CDS encoding DUF4870 domain-containing protein — protein MENKGLKVLVHASAFFMPFLVPFIMYLVVEDAEVKRLSIQAILFQLVMGVLITISVVLSFILIGIPFLIVFGLMTIIIPIIGIVKSLSGETYNYPIVGRWI, from the coding sequence ATGGAAAATAAAGGGTTAAAAGTGTTGGTACATGCGAGTGCTTTCTTTATGCCTTTTTTAGTGCCATTTATTATGTATCTAGTTGTTGAGGATGCTGAAGTGAAAAGGTTATCCATTCAAGCTATTTTGTTTCAACTCGTGATGGGAGTATTGATAACTATTTCAGTTGTGTTAAGTTTCATCCTCATCGGAATACCATTCTTGATTGTGTTTGGTTTGATGACGATTATTATTCCGATTATCGGTATCGTGAAATCGCTTAGTGGCGAAACATATAATTATCCGATTGTGGGTAGATGGATTTAA
- the nagZ gene encoding beta-N-acetylhexosaminidase — MNRQGSLILGIICCLLILSGCLQSVPQDNNQDDSETIPPMIETPEKEPVIIGPPEIIVSPIDEMIDQMTLAEKVGQLLVIGVEGTSFSDEMDNLIRNYHVGGVIVMGKNVSTAAEMLQLINNIKQTNEPNKIPLFMSVDEEGGRVSRLPAGISKLPEAAKMGKQNDKTISYRAGNYVAEVLHEFGYNMNFAPVLDINNNPKNPVIGDRSLGADPELVGRLGVATMHGMMDNGIISVVKHFPGHGDTVVDSHKALPKVEVTLERLRNVELVPFQQAIDKGADAVMVAHILFPALDPDYPSSMSEAIITDLLRDDMQFDGIVITDDLTMGAIANDYTVPEAAVQSFISGSDLLLIVNGYDNQINTVNALVAAIEAGEITEERLNESVKRILTLKEKYDVADDVNESVDAKKLNDLYQELISRLK, encoded by the coding sequence ATGAATCGACAAGGGTCACTCATTTTGGGGATTATCTGTTGTCTATTGATATTATCCGGATGCTTACAATCAGTACCGCAAGACAACAATCAAGATGACAGTGAAACAATTCCACCTATGATAGAAACTCCTGAAAAAGAGCCAGTTATCATTGGGCCACCAGAAATTATTGTCTCACCGATAGATGAGATGATTGACCAAATGACATTGGCAGAAAAGGTTGGACAGCTCCTTGTAATAGGGGTGGAAGGGACATCATTTTCGGATGAGATGGACAATCTAATTCGCAATTATCATGTCGGTGGCGTTATTGTCATGGGTAAAAATGTATCGACAGCGGCGGAAATGTTGCAGTTAATTAATAACATAAAACAAACTAATGAGCCGAATAAAATCCCTTTATTCATGTCTGTGGATGAAGAAGGGGGCAGGGTTTCACGGCTACCGGCAGGGATCTCTAAACTACCTGAAGCAGCAAAAATGGGTAAGCAAAATGATAAAACAATTAGTTATCGCGCAGGTAACTATGTAGCTGAAGTTCTTCATGAATTCGGCTACAATATGAATTTTGCACCTGTGCTAGATATCAATAATAACCCGAAGAACCCAGTGATTGGAGATCGCTCACTAGGGGCAGACCCTGAATTAGTTGGAAGGCTAGGGGTTGCGACGATGCATGGCATGATGGATAATGGCATTATTTCAGTTGTGAAACATTTTCCGGGACATGGAGATACGGTTGTAGATTCACATAAGGCATTGCCGAAGGTGGAAGTGACACTGGAAAGGCTACGAAATGTGGAGCTCGTCCCTTTTCAACAAGCCATTGATAAAGGCGCAGATGCCGTTATGGTTGCCCATATTTTATTTCCAGCACTAGATCCGGATTATCCATCGTCTATGTCCGAGGCAATTATCACGGACTTGCTCCGTGACGACATGCAATTTGACGGTATCGTTATAACGGATGATTTAACAATGGGCGCCATCGCGAATGACTATACGGTTCCGGAGGCAGCTGTTCAATCCTTCATTTCAGGAAGTGATTTGTTGCTCATTGTGAACGGCTACGATAATCAAATCAATACAGTCAATGCACTTGTAGCAGCTATTGAAGCTGGAGAAATTACGGAAGAACGGTTGAATGAAAGTGTTAAACGAATTTTGACGCTCAAAGAAAAATACGATGTAGCAGATGATGTCAACGAGTCCGTTGATGCGAAAAAATTGAATGACCTGTATCAAGAATTAATCAGCCGTTTGAAATAA
- a CDS encoding DnaJ family domain-containing protein has translation MKDDHFVPPYNDLMGDILKKHEAEGGMDNLKGQGKPLSQEYFSGDTFQHFQRIAKDAGYKPQWLKLQHDIRDEVVAIAEGYADNPTADWNNQIDELNSKIFVYNQSCPSPMQKGSVSLATIQSAIERWK, from the coding sequence ATGAAGGACGATCATTTCGTTCCACCGTACAACGACCTTATGGGGGATATTCTAAAAAAGCACGAGGCAGAGGGCGGCATGGACAACTTAAAGGGACAAGGAAAGCCGCTTTCGCAAGAGTATTTTTCGGGTGATACCTTTCAGCATTTTCAACGAATTGCTAAAGATGCAGGATATAAGCCACAGTGGTTGAAGCTACAGCATGATATTCGTGATGAAGTGGTTGCGATTGCAGAGGGTTACGCAGATAATCCGACAGCAGATTGGAACAATCAAATCGACGAGTTAAATAGCAAGATATTTGTATACAATCAATCATGTCCATCCCCAATGCAGAAAGGGTCTGTATCGCTTGCGACAATTCAATCTGCAATTGAACGGTGGAAATAA
- a CDS encoding PaaI family thioesterase, with amino-acid sequence MVKEVIHAIQDEYPDDFAWCFGCGRLNEDGYHFRTGWQGEETVTYYEPSSKHIAIPGFVYGGLIASLVDCHGTGSCALALHRKNGHEPGGGEEPPRFVTASLNVNYMKPTPHGALLKAVGKVEEIHPKKFKVFVEVFADDALCATGEVVGVVMPATFASK; translated from the coding sequence ATGGTGAAAGAAGTCATACATGCGATTCAAGACGAATACCCAGATGATTTTGCTTGGTGCTTTGGCTGTGGACGACTAAATGAAGACGGCTATCATTTTCGGACAGGCTGGCAAGGTGAAGAAACGGTGACGTATTACGAGCCGTCATCGAAGCATATTGCCATTCCAGGATTCGTCTATGGTGGGTTGATTGCTTCACTTGTGGATTGTCATGGAACGGGTTCGTGTGCTTTAGCACTTCATCGGAAAAATGGGCATGAACCAGGTGGTGGGGAAGAACCGCCACGATTTGTGACGGCCTCGCTGAATGTGAATTATATGAAGCCTACGCCGCATGGAGCTTTGTTGAAGGCAGTTGGTAAAGTGGAGGAAATTCATCCGAAGAAATTTAAAGTGTTTGTGGAAGTATTCGCAGATGACGCACTTTGTGCAACTGGTGAAGTCGTTGGCGTTGTGATGCCTGCAACATTTGCGAGTAAATAA
- a CDS encoding AAA family ATPase, whose amino-acid sequence MVLRRITLLQEENSVKEEYPFSIPSIQSMTELDLTKRVTFFVGENGSGKSTLLEGIADLCGFNPAGGGRNNTYEVDASESALSEHLRLSWMPKVTNGFFLRAESFYHFASHVDDMARQPYGSYQAYGGKSLHEQSHGESFLSLFLNRFQGKAIYLLDEPEAALSPQRQLSFLRVMHDLVREEDCQFIIATHSPIILGYPDATILSFDDGVIKETDYESTEHYQITKYFLDHREKFLKDILND is encoded by the coding sequence TTGGTTTTAAGAAGAATAACGCTTCTTCAGGAGGAGAATTCAGTGAAAGAAGAATATCCTTTCTCGATTCCTTCTATTCAATCCATGACGGAATTGGATTTAACAAAGAGAGTGACCTTTTTTGTAGGGGAAAATGGTTCTGGTAAGTCGACCTTGCTGGAGGGCATAGCAGATTTATGTGGGTTTAATCCAGCAGGTGGGGGCAGAAATAATACGTACGAAGTCGATGCATCAGAAAGTGCATTGAGTGAACATCTACGATTGTCATGGATGCCGAAAGTAACGAATGGCTTCTTTTTACGAGCCGAATCGTTTTATCACTTTGCTTCTCACGTCGATGATATGGCGAGACAACCCTATGGCTCTTATCAGGCTTACGGTGGAAAATCACTACATGAGCAATCACATGGTGAATCATTTTTGTCGTTATTTCTCAATCGTTTTCAGGGGAAAGCCATTTACTTACTCGACGAGCCTGAGGCCGCTCTATCCCCTCAACGACAATTGTCCTTTTTACGCGTCATGCATGATCTTGTCCGAGAGGAAGATTGTCAATTCATCATCGCGACACACTCACCGATTATTTTAGGCTATCCAGATGCGACGATTTTGAGTTTTGATGATGGAGTTATAAAAGAAACTGATTATGAATCAACAGAACACTATCAGATTACGAAATATTTTCTGGATCACCGAGAAAAGTTTTTGAAAGATATTTTGAACGATTAA
- a CDS encoding AAA family ATPase has translation MFFLQMSGFPGSGKSTLARIVAKLTGAIIIDHDIVKSTLLTSLEANCIDTNATGKIAYDIEWSLIDFHLSEGHSVILDSPCFYSEMVEKGTKLSEKHRAKYKYVECYLNDVEEIRKRLKNRTRMISQIQQVSSEEAFVEWVKNSKRPPDIECFTVDSGRPLDSYVDEVMSYIGE, from the coding sequence ATGTTTTTTTTACAAATGTCTGGGTTCCCTGGCTCTGGAAAGTCGACGCTTGCTAGAATAGTAGCAAAATTGACGGGTGCAATTATCATCGATCATGATATAGTCAAATCGACTTTATTAACATCTTTAGAAGCGAATTGTATCGACACGAATGCTACTGGTAAAATAGCGTACGATATCGAGTGGTCATTAATTGATTTTCATTTATCCGAAGGTCATAGCGTTATACTGGATAGTCCTTGCTTCTATTCAGAAATGGTTGAAAAGGGCACTAAGCTCTCTGAGAAACACCGTGCTAAGTATAAATATGTTGAATGTTATTTAAATGACGTTGAAGAGATCCGGAAAAGACTGAAGAATCGTACACGTATGATTAGTCAAATTCAGCAAGTTTCCTCCGAAGAAGCGTTTGTAGAATGGGTGAAAAATAGTAAAAGACCTCCAGATATCGAATGTTTCACAGTCGATTCTGGGAGGCCTTTAGATAGTTACGTAGATGAGGTAATGTCCTATATTGGTGAATGA
- the pepF gene encoding oligoendopeptidase F — MVKSLPLRSEVKLEETWNLQDLFKTEEDYNAAIAELETAVDVFAGKFTGNISNPTTAIEALKGYAALYEKMVPIGTYTSLSSSTDQTDDTAQMRSSKFGSIAAKINSKLSFVDSELTELPVETLKEAMQQSADYQNYLEKLIRQKDYQLHPEVEKTLAAFSSTFSGPYGLYNTTKMVDMSFDDFEADGQKYPLSYVSFEGDWESEANTAKRRAAFESFSTKLKDYQHTTAKTYDMHLQIEKTTSDVRGYNTIFDYLLFNQEVDKPMYDRQIDLITTELAPHMRKYAKLLQKVHGLDKMTFADLKIPLDPTYEPTITVEESKKYIDDALAIMGDDYLNMVQRSYDERWIDFAQNKGKSTGAFCSSPYGNHPYILISWTGSMEDVFVLAHELGHAGHFYNANREQNIFNARPSLYFIEAPSTMNEMLVANHLLKNSDDPKFKRWVISSIVARTYYHNFVTHLLEAAYQRKVYERIDAGGSVNAGVLNNLKRGVLEEFWGDDVDITEGAELTWMRQPHYYMGLYPYTYSAGLTISTQVSKRVLAEGQSAVDEWLEVLKAGGTKSPADLAKMAGVDITTEQPLRDTIAYIGELIDQLVVLTEEIEASN; from the coding sequence TTGGTTAAAAGTTTACCACTGCGTTCGGAAGTAAAACTAGAAGAAACGTGGAATTTGCAGGATCTTTTCAAAACTGAGGAAGACTACAATGCAGCCATCGCAGAGCTTGAAACTGCCGTGGATGTGTTTGCTGGGAAATTCACTGGCAACATATCTAATCCAACAACAGCCATTGAAGCATTAAAAGGCTATGCGGCACTTTACGAAAAAATGGTTCCTATCGGCACGTATACAAGCCTATCATCCAGTACAGACCAAACGGATGATACTGCACAAATGCGTTCAAGTAAATTCGGTTCGATTGCTGCAAAAATCAATAGTAAACTGTCTTTTGTCGACAGCGAACTGACTGAATTGCCTGTTGAAACTTTGAAAGAAGCGATGCAACAATCTGCTGATTACCAGAATTACTTAGAAAAATTAATTCGCCAAAAAGACTATCAGCTACATCCTGAAGTCGAGAAAACACTTGCCGCATTTTCTTCAACATTCAGTGGACCATATGGCTTGTATAACACAACAAAAATGGTCGACATGTCATTCGATGATTTTGAAGCAGACGGTCAAAAGTATCCGCTAAGCTATGTATCATTCGAAGGTGACTGGGAGTCTGAAGCAAATACCGCCAAGCGTCGTGCAGCATTTGAATCCTTCTCTACTAAACTGAAGGATTATCAGCATACAACAGCAAAAACGTACGATATGCATCTGCAAATTGAAAAAACAACATCTGATGTACGCGGCTACAACACGATTTTCGATTATTTATTGTTCAATCAAGAAGTCGATAAACCCATGTATGACCGCCAAATCGATTTGATCACGACAGAGCTTGCACCGCATATGCGCAAGTATGCAAAATTACTTCAAAAAGTACATGGCTTGGATAAAATGACGTTCGCTGACTTAAAAATTCCACTTGATCCAACATACGAACCGACAATTACAGTGGAGGAATCGAAAAAGTATATTGACGATGCACTTGCGATTATGGGTGATGATTATTTGAACATGGTGCAACGTTCTTACGACGAACGTTGGATAGATTTTGCTCAAAATAAAGGCAAATCCACAGGCGCTTTCTGTTCAAGCCCTTACGGCAATCACCCGTATATCCTCATTTCATGGACAGGTAGCATGGAAGACGTCTTCGTCCTAGCACATGAGCTTGGGCATGCTGGACATTTCTATAATGCCAATCGCGAGCAAAATATTTTCAATGCGCGTCCATCTTTATACTTCATTGAGGCACCTTCAACGATGAATGAAATGTTGGTTGCCAATCATCTGTTGAAAAACTCGGATGATCCGAAGTTTAAACGTTGGGTTATTTCTTCTATCGTGGCACGCACGTACTACCATAACTTTGTAACACATTTGCTAGAAGCCGCTTATCAGCGTAAAGTCTATGAGCGTATCGATGCAGGTGGTAGTGTCAATGCAGGCGTGTTGAATAACTTGAAACGTGGCGTTTTAGAGGAATTCTGGGGAGATGACGTTGACATTACAGAGGGTGCTGAATTGACATGGATGCGCCAGCCACACTACTACATGGGCTTGTATCCATACACATACAGTGCTGGACTGACGATTTCCACACAAGTATCTAAACGTGTCTTAGCAGAAGGTCAGTCAGCCGTCGATGAATGGTTGGAAGTGTTGAAGGCTGGTGGTACAAAATCACCTGCCGACCTTGCCAAAATGGCTGGCGTCGACATTACAACCGAGCAACCGTTACGTGACACAATCGCTTATATTGGTGAGCTGATTGATCAATTAGTTGTGTTGACAGAAGAAATCGAAGCAAGCAACTAA